Within Candidatus Zixiibacteriota bacterium, the genomic segment AAGGTGAAGCAGCGGCGTGGCCCCTTTTTCCACCAGGGCCGGGCGCTGTTCACGAAATATTATTTTCCCGGTCGAATCAAACAGCCCATACTTGATGTTGGAACCGCCGATATCTATACCGGCATAGTGTTCAAGATTTTTCATAACACGGGTGCCTGAAATCTCTATTTTGAGTTGTATGCCTCGACGCCCCGTTTCAGAAGGTCCATGGCATCCTTAAGGTCGTCGGTTTTTAGAACATAAGCGATGCGGCATTCGCTCTGACCCTTACCCGGCGTAGCATAGAATCCGGGTCCCGGCGCAACCATAACGGTCCGTCCATTATGGCTGAAATCGGTCAGGAGGAATGAAGCGAACTTCTCGGCATCATTGATCGGTAATTTGGCCATAACATAAAAGGCACCGCCGGGATTGATACAGACCGTTCCGAGTATCTTCATCAATCCTTCATAGACAACGTCACGGCGGCGGCGATATTCCCCGATCATCTCGGCGAAATAATCCGGTCCCAAATCATAAGCGGCGGCCGCCCCCACCTGCTCCAAAGTGGGAGAGCATAGCCGCGCCTGACCCAGGCAGAGCGCCGAACGATAGATATCGCGATTTTTGGTCACCAGATTTCCCACCCGGGCCCCGCAGGCCGAAAATCTCTTGCTTATCGAATCAAGCATAATCGCTCGATCACTGATCCCCGGCAGCGACATCACGCTGATATGCCGGCCCTCATAAATAAATTCGCGATATACTTCATCCGCCAGCAGGAACAGATCATGCTTTATAACCAGCTTCCTGAGACATTCCAGTTCCTCGGAAGTATAGATAGTCCCGGTCGGATTGTTGGGATTGCAATACAGGATTCCTCTGGTCCGCTTTGTGATCGCCTTCTCTATTGCATTTTCCGAGGGAAGATGAAAACCCTCCTCCGCGGTCGTCGTGAGCGGGGCAAGGTTGATTCCCGCCTGAACCGCGAAACCATTATAATTGGTGTAAAAAGGCTCAAAAACAAGAATTTCATCACCCGGTTCGCAGATAATAGTCATCGCAAAAATAATCGCCTCGGAACCGCCGGTCGTGACAATTATGTCGTCAGAATTGACCTCCAGCCCCAGTTTCCGATAGTACCCGGCCAGCTTTTCCAGATAGTCGGCCATCCCCTGAGAGTTGCCGTAGGCCAGAACCTTATTGGCGTAGCCCCTCACCGCCTGCCAGAACACCGGAGGAGTCTCAATATCCGGCTGGCCGATATTCAAGTGGTATATCTTTATCCCCTTTTTCTTGGCTTCATCCGCCAGAGGAATAAGCTTCCGGATCGGCGATGCCGGAACAGATTGACCGCGTTTGGAAATCGTCATTCCTGTCATTTCTACCTCGCTGCCGTTCAACCGATTGATTGATCCTCGGAAACGATTGTTGACTTTGTTCCTATAACGACCTCGGCCTGTAAGCTGTTAACTTGCAGGCTGGTGCCGGAAAAGTTTGTGATAAAAATAACTATTTCAAATCCCAAAGTCAAATTCAATTTTGCCCCGCTTAAAGGGAATCCGTATCTCTCCGCCAATCCGATTAATGGTGACTCTTCGGTTGCACGGAATATTTCTTGATTATGAGATAAACGACAAGTAGAGCCAGAAGATATATCAGGGCCGTCAAAATCTCAAAAATGGCAAAATCAATCACCTTCCGCTGCACCAGAACAATAAGATAACTTGACAGAGTATGAACCAGAATCATTCCCAGCCAGGCGCGGAAGAGAGCCGTTATATTTCGGCTTAACCCAAATCCCAGAGCGGCCCCGACCGTGACATTGAATAGAATGCCGATGATCCGCTCAAATACTCCCCAGGAGAAAATCGGCATGTTGCCGGTCTGGAATGTTGCCCCGATAATCGCCGCCGATTCAAAAATACCGAAACCGACGCAGCAGAATATCCCCAGCAAAAGCCCGGATAGAGAGTTCTTTTTCCAGATGAAAAATATCATCGCTATCGGAATTATCTTGAATGTTTCCAGCACCAGACCGGTCAGAAGGGCGTTGAAAATAGCGAATAAATATAGCGACCCGCCCGTTTGAATTCCCGGAATTACCACCGTATTGGTGTACCACTCCTGTACTGGTACATGCGCGAGCCTGGCCAGCAGGTAGGTGAGCGCACCAAGAATTACGGAAATATATAACTCCGGCTTCCTAAAATTTCTACGCCAGAAAGGGAAGGTCAGGAGTGCCCCCGCTAACAGGAACAGAAGATAAAAAGGCGTAATCTTAAGGAGGTCGGCCATGGTCATCGCTTTTGGGGTAGGCTTCAGCTTTTCCAGCGGATTCTCCGAAAGAAGCACTTCCATGTTTTGAGTCGGCTGAACCAGTCTCACTATCTTTTTATCTCTTGTGAAATAGGCAGTCTGGTCCAATGGTTCGAGGAAATGACAGGTGAAAGCCGAATCGCGGTTGCGGCCATAAGTGACGGCATTGAATCCTTCCACAATGAACCGGATTGGGGCGGTTGTCAACGATTGCGGAATATATATCGAATCACGGATAGTGTCGCCGATTTTCAAATCCTTGAATGCCAGCAATAACTCATACTGGTCGATCATATAGTTGTCGGCGGCAAAGATGCCCGAAACCAGGGTCGTATCTATGGTTTGTCGAACCCCGCCCCTGTCGATATATCCTTTAAGTCTGCTATCCTGATGTGTCAGCAAAATTGTCTGTGACTGGCCGCTGACCTGCAATTCTGTCTCATTCCCAAGATAACCCCCTTTATCATTAACCAGGAATTTATTGGCCATCTGAATTTTATAGGCCGTACCAAGAGGTGTGAAATCCAGACTGAGATTATCGGCAAACCGGTAGCCTCTGGCGTCTTCGAGGCGGCCCAATCCTTCGAACACAGATTCAAGCTGCCCCAGCGGCTTCCCCTGAAGGAAGAACAGATAAGTGCGTTTGGAGTTTTCCGTCCTGTATTCAAAAATCGACCGGCTTTTACCCAGG encodes:
- a CDS encoding pyridoxal phosphate-dependent aminotransferase is translated as MTISKRGQSVPASPIRKLIPLADEAKKKGIKIYHLNIGQPDIETPPVFWQAVRGYANKVLAYGNSQGMADYLEKLAGYYRKLGLEVNSDDIIVTTGGSEAIIFAMTIICEPGDEILVFEPFYTNYNGFAVQAGINLAPLTTTAEEGFHLPSENAIEKAITKRTRGILYCNPNNPTGTIYTSEELECLRKLVIKHDLFLLADEVYREFIYEGRHISVMSLPGISDRAIMLDSISKRFSACGARVGNLVTKNRDIYRSALCLGQARLCSPTLEQVGAAAAYDLGPDYFAEMIGEYRRRRDVVYEGLMKILGTVCINPGGAFYVMAKLPINDAEKFASFLLTDFSHNGRTVMVAPGPGFYATPGKGQSECRIAYVLKTDDLKDAMDLLKRGVEAYNSK